In the genome of Carya illinoinensis cultivar Pawnee chromosome 13, C.illinoinensisPawnee_v1, whole genome shotgun sequence, the window GTGCCTTCCGCAGGCTGGCCTGAACTGATTTCTTGGGATCTTCCATAGTTTTATTCAACTCGTTTGAATTTGCAGAAAACGAGGTGATTGAAACTAGCAGTCTCCTTGGTTGATTTCTGTATCTTGGACATATTTTCATCTCATGTTGGAGTGACGGTAAAGAACACATGAGAATAAGTAGGCAGATTAAGGGAAAGAGACTAAACAAAGCTCTCTGGATGCTTCCCATGACTGTATTTGGCTGGAAAGAAAGTGAATAGAAAAAGTTGAGAAGAGAGGAATTGGTGCTAATCTGGAGATCCTTCAAAACAGAAGGCAGTTCATGCTTGTTTAATATAGTTTCTGCTTTATGCTTAGGAAAGCATGGAACATAATCTGGCAGTAACTATATTTTCACTTTGTACTTAAATACTCTGACAATATCCTGATGATTGATCTCCTATTTTGGATAACTAACCAAGGTTATTTGTAGAGAAATTAGTATTTCCAGACCTGACTCTGTTCAAGGTTAAAGAAACTAAAATGTAGTATAAAGTATAATCTTTACAGGCGGCTCAACAGTAAGCAGAGTAAGGATACTGACACACTTCTTTATCAAGAAGGCTGACTTGGCTATAGCAGAACAATTAAGAGGAAGGGTAACAAGATTGAACTACAATCAGTTTTGTAATAAGCACACAAACTTTAAATGGTACTGTTCATTGGTTTCATGTATCGACCATTTAAATAGACAGTCATTTATAATGTGTCGATTAGTAAGCGTGTCTGGAGTCTGGAGATGACAAAATCTAGAacgataaataaaatttcagtTTACCGATACTTTACCAATTtcactctttgtttttttgtaagTTAGATCTTGGAAGCAGCTTGTCATGTGATTCTGAATTGAGTACATATTTCTCTGAATTCTCTGCAAAGCATTCAATATTTTACAAGATGCCTCATGTGCTTATAACATGAGACCAAATCAGCTACAACATTTTTCTGTCCTTCCATGTTGTATTTAATCACTAACTTCATTTGTATCTCTGAGTAGTGCAACAAAAACAGCTAAAGTTAGCTGGGTAACCCTGATTTGCGTAATATGAAATGCCCCATCTTCTGGAAAACTGACCTTCCTTTCCACATTCTACATTCAATATCTCACCTATTCAAGTTGTAATATTCTAAATTCTTTATGAACCACTACAGTGGCTTGTGTTTGGAGTTCTTTAAGGTGAAACAAGGCTCATGAATGACTTTAGTCCATGTTTAAAGTGACCAAGTATTTACTTCCATGAATTTCATCTGGCTTGCTTTTCTTCAATGCAAGGCCTCGTTGGCACCTACATCAGTTGAATGCAGAACATGGATTTGAGCAACTagcataaattttaaaagaagtatgATGTACCCCCACCTGCCAAAACCCCATCCGCAAACTTGAAAGAATATAGAATTTGTTAATTTCTCAAAATAGTAGGATTTGATTCATTCATCAACGTGCCAATCCAATTGTCACTTCTATTTTATTCACTTGGGATTGAGagttctttttttgtttataataaGAATCCATCTCCTTCAGTGGAAGGAAATTGGACATGAAGATTGAAGAATATGAGATCTAGTCAAAGGACTCTTCTAGTTATACACGAAAAAAAGATTTTACTTAAAACCGTTACAAAAGTGCATGTGGATGGAAGATTCTGCTCATTGTGAGAAACATGTGATCTATGTCAGCAGGAGTTGGAAGACAAACTATGCTCCAACCCCTTTACACAAATGATCCATCaaaccaaagaaaaaattaCAGTTTTCCAGTCAACATGCTGCTCTCAGCTAAGACGCTAAAGAAGTTCTAGTTTGTATTCTCACAACACGATTCAATAGTCTCTTCTCTTACAAAAGAACGCATAGAAACCTTCAAATattgatgagataaaataaagtaGGAAGTCAGAAACAACCACAAATTCCACCAACCCTGGACAACCCATGCAAAACTGATGCTTTACTTGAATGTATTGCTTGTTCGGGGTTCCATTCCCTACCATGGCCGACGTTGAGACTCTCTCCTTAATGTCCCCGTTCATTGCCCAAAACAACCATTTCTCTATCAAGCTCATCTTTCATCCCCTTGCAAAGCTGTTGTGACTGTTTTGACGGCCCCAGGTCCACATCAGGACAGTATTAACAGCCACAGATATTACAAAAACTCGGGACTTTTTTGCTGTTCTGATAAGTTTACAATATCTTGTAATACCCGACTTTCATTAGTTTTTCCCATACATAAACCGGAATCAACACTAACACACCCTTTTTAGAAAcatcaaaaaagaaatcaacATTTTCTGCAGTAcatttcaataaataaattgaaatggaGTGCAATAGCGCTTCCATATACTGATTGTTTGGTATACAATAGCATGACCTTCAGTTTTCTCCTTCCTTTTTACGAAATTAATCCATTCTCCTTCCAAAGAAGATTGCTATAACCAAACTGTCTTGCAAAACAAGAAATTAACTGCTCATGAACTACTTCTTCAGCAGGAAGCACCAAATCTGTCTCCTTTCTCAAAGACGTAACTTCTTTATTGGCAATCCCACAAGGTACAATATGCTTAAAATAGTTCAAATCAGGATCGATGTTGAAGGCCAACCCATGAGAGGTGATTCCAAATGAAATTCGAACCCCAATAGCACCAATCTTTCTCTCTCCAACCCAAACCCCAGTTTCGCCTGCTTGCCCAGCACAAGCTTTCACACCGTAAAGAGATGCCAGTTCAATCATAGTTAACTCAAGCTTCTCCACATAATTACGAGCACCAAGTCCAATATCCCTAAGAGAAATAATGGGATACAAAATGGCTTGATGTGGACCATGAAATGTGATATCTCCTCCTCTTTGTGTGTAGTGAAGTTCAGCTCCCATCTTTTTAAGGTCAGACTCTGGGATCAATAAATTGTGATCAGTTCGTCGTTTACCAAGGGTATATGTAGGTGGATGTTGCAGGGACAACAGAGTGTCCGGAATTTTATGAGCTTTTCTATTAGAGACCAGCTGTTCCTGCAACCTTAGTGCATCCAAATAGTTAATGGTGCCCATTTTCCAGACCTCAAGGCTTCGTGAAACCCTCATTTCCTGCACATCATGAAACATTCAATCCCACATATTTGTTTTGCAATTATATatcgggattagtcgggactttgTTCTCAGACAGCCGGTGtcaattaaaaacaaatctttcttataaatttataaacacaTAGATACTTATGTGTAAATTCACGTACATCTTGTTAATTGGTAATGTGTACACACACAGATACATATTACGTTATATTGTCAGAATAGCATCTTTCACGGCTCAAACACAGGCATCCCGACCATTAGACCACTGAATCTCacgtgataaaaataaaataaaaaatctcagtCCTCACCTGAATGTTCAACTCCGAAGGCTTTTCGTCAAACAGTTAGGGGGCTCATAAACAagtttcataaaaagaaaacccATTGGCCGAAGTATCAAGATCAATCTAGATGGTTATTGTAGGATCATAGATTCATGAGAAACAATGCATAATCTTATCTATATTTATACACGCACTTATCAATATAGGTTCGGAAGTTAACAAGCCCtaaatattcaaagaaaaaagagaactgGTCTGTATAGTCTATAGATATCAGAAATCGAAAGCAAATGCAAaggcaaagaaagaaaaaaacttgaCCAAGAAACAGATTAAAACCTACAAAAATTACAGGCTTCAGATAAAAGATAAGAGAAGAAGCTCATGAACTGCTCTGAACCTGTAGGACAACGCATTCCAAGAAAACGCGCCGTTTTGGTTCTATAATGCAAAATCTATCCACCATCCCATTTAAAGGCCGTTACCCATCAATCATAATTCCATGCGTGGCACCTAGCCCCGTCAGAAAAGTTTGGTCTCTCCCTCTCTCGATTTACACCTTGTTGCCCATGAAATCCTCCCCTTGCCTTCATCCTTCTAtacattattttgatttttaggcCATTGTTTTCGTAGCAGCACAAGTAGATGAAAATTGGAAACGCCCATTTTTATTGCCAGCTGATTGAAGACAATCAACAGCAAGAAGTATGGagttcatcttatttgctttaCTTATTACCCAACAACAGTCATATactcttcaaaacaaaaaactggGATCGTAACAACACTACCGTAATGAAGAGGTGAGGAGAATGTAAATGGCGATGGAGCTCAATTATATATTTCCTTCTTTGGATATTGAAATGaatcaaaaataaactaaaattttcaTTACTACTATAATGATATTCCTGTTTATTTGAGATTACTGGCTTTACAAAATTATATCATATGATTAGTTTTAAAACTCTATGAAACTTTTCATTGACCTTTTTATTCTTATTGACTTGAGAAGTATGATCAAATTAATACTTCCGTCACTAAACCAAcacagatgaaaaaaaaaaaagagtaatttcTCAAGGGTATACAACTTCCTCAATCTATTGTGGGAGATGATGACTTTTTGACTATCATATACAAGAATTCATCTAAATAGCAAAAATGAAAAGGGCCAAAAAAAAAGGTCACACTCTTTTTTTGGTACCAATATGATATTATGAGCAACACAGGCAACTCATGAGGAACAAGAAAGCATGCCAACACCAGGCCTATAAGCCCAAGCAGGGGGCAAGCGAGCATATTTTTCCATTCCTGGTTGCTCATCATATGGCCGCTCCATTAATTTAAGAAGCCTTCGGACCTCTCCAAAATCACCAATTTCAGCTGCATCAATGGCACTCTGGCATAGATAGTTCCTGAGTACATATTTAGGGTTTACTCCATCCATCTTCACCTTCCTCTCCTCATCTGAGATGCCACTAGCAGCCAGCTGTGGAAGTTAAAGAGAGTTCTTTGAGAAAAAAGTATT includes:
- the LOC122292584 gene encoding octanoyltransferase LIP2, mitochondrial isoform X2, which translates into the protein MRVSRSLEVWKMGTINYLDALRLQEQLVSNRKAHKIPDTLLSLQHPPTYTLGKRRTDHNLLIPESDLKKMGAELHYTQRGGDITFHGPHQAILYPIISLRDIGLGARNYVEKLELTMIELASLYGVKACAGQAGETGVWVGERKIGAIGVRISFGITSHGLAFNIDPDLNYFKHIVPCGIANKEVTSLRKETDLVLPAEEVVHEQLISCFARQFGYSNLLWKENGLIS
- the LOC122292584 gene encoding octanoyltransferase LIP2, mitochondrial isoform X1; this translates as MVDRFCIIEPKRRVFLECVVLQEMRVSRSLEVWKMGTINYLDALRLQEQLVSNRKAHKIPDTLLSLQHPPTYTLGKRRTDHNLLIPESDLKKMGAELHYTQRGGDITFHGPHQAILYPIISLRDIGLGARNYVEKLELTMIELASLYGVKACAGQAGETGVWVGERKIGAIGVRISFGITSHGLAFNIDPDLNYFKHIVPCGIANKEVTSLRKETDLVLPAEEVVHEQLISCFARQFGYSNLLWKENGLIS